The sequence ACGGAGCGCCACGGCGCGATATGGTCGTGCTCGGTGCCGACGACGAAGAACGGTGCGCGGATGTTGTGCACCGACACCGTCTGCCCGTCGATCACATAGCGGTTCGTCGCGAGGTCGTTGTCGAGGAACAGGTGGCGCAGATACTCGGAATGCATCCGGTAAGGCATCCGCGTCGAATCGGCGTTCCACGCCATCAGGTCGATCATCGGCGTGCGCTCGCCGAGCAGATAGTCGTGGATCACGCGCGACCAGATCAGATCGTTCGACATCAGCAACTGGAACGAGCCCGCCATCTGGTGCGCGCCGAGATAGCCGCGCTCCCACATCATGCTCTCGAGGAAGTGGATCTCGCTGTCGTCGATGAACAACTGGAGCTCGCCGGGCTCGGCGAAATCCGTTTGCGCGGCGAGCAGCGTGATCGACGCGAGGCGATCGTCGCCCGTGTTCGCCATCGCGGCCGCCGCGATCGAGAGCAGCGTGCCGCCGAGGCAGTAGCCGGTAGCGTGGATCTTCTCGCCGGGCACGATCGCGCCGATCGTGTCGAGCGCGTCCATCACGCCGAGCTTGCGGTAGTCGTCGAGGCTCAGGTCGCGGTCGCTCGCATCGACGTTGCGCCACGAGATGCAGAACACCGTGTGCCCTTCGCCGACCAGGTAGCGGATGAGCGAGTTGTGCGCAGACAGATCGAGGATGTAGTACTTCATGATCCATGCGGGCACGATCAGCACGGGCTGCGCGTAGACGTCGGGCGTCGTCGGGCTGTACTGCAGCAGCTCGATCAGGTGATTGCGGAACACGACGCGGCCGGGCGTCGTCGCGAGATTCCGGCCGAGCTCGAACTGCTCGGCGCCCGCGGGCGGCTGCTTCGTGATCAGGCGGCGGACGTCGTCCAGATAGTTCCACACGCCCTGCGCGAGGTTCGCACCGCCCGTGAGCGCGGTGCGCTGCGCGATTTCGGGGTTCGTCGCGACATAGTTCGCCGGCGCGAACGTGTCGAGCATCTGCCGCGCGGAGAACGCGACGACGTCCTCGTGATGCGGCGATACGCCGGGCACGTCGCGGGTCGCCGCGCGCCACCACTGCTCGGCGAGCAGGAACGACTGGTGCCAGAAGCGGTAGGGCTCGAGCTGCCACGCGCCTGCGCGAAAGCGCCGGTCGCCCGGCGACGGCTGCGCGGGCGCGGCGGGTGTGCGCCCGGTCGCCGCCTCGAGCAGGTATTGGCCGAGCAGCGCCGCGTGCCGGAGCGCGAGCGTCGCGAGCTCCGCGCGCTTGCCGGGCGCGGCGGCGAGGTGAATCAGCCAGTCCGCTAGCGCGAGCTGCAACGATGCGGGCGACAGGCCCGACGTCAGCTTCGCGACCGACGCTTCCTTCGCGAGATCGAAGATGCGGTAGGGGCTTTCCGGCGCATAGGACGCGGGCGGGTGGGCGGGCAGCGGCGCGTCGGGCGCGCCGGATTCGGGGGCGTGGCGTGTATCCATCGGGCTTCCTTCGGCTGGCGCTGCGCGGGCGAGCGCATGACGAGGCACGGCAGCCGATGCGGCCGGCCGTGCGCGAAGCCGCGACGCGGGCGTCGCCGCTTCCCGCGCGCTTCGATCGCATGCGTCGACGATCACTGACACGGCCACTGTAGCCACGCATAGGTCTGCGGAATCTGATTTGAATCAACGATGGACGCCGCGCGAACCTTATCGGCGCCGGATGCGGACGCGTCGATCGTTTCGGATTGCGCGATGCCCCGTTTCGTCTGGCGATTCCCCGTTTCTTGACCGAGATCAGCCGGCGGGCGGCGCGCGCCGTTATGGTGAAGCCATCGACGAACCAGCCAGACGGGAGCGACGGTGGCGGATCCGCAGGCGACGAACGGCACGGGCGCGGTGTGCGCGGAGCGCGACGCGAGCGACGTGGGCGATGTGAGCGACGTGGGCGATGCGCGTGACGAGGGCGCCGGCCGCGTCGTCGCGGTGCGCGGCGCGGTGGTCGACGTCGCGTTCGACGGCGGCGCGCTGCCCGCGCTGAACGAAGCGCTCACGATCCCGGTCGACGGCGCCGCGCCGATTCTCGCCGAGGTGCACGCACACCTGAGCGACGCGGCGGTGCGCGCGCTCGCGCTCGGCCCGACGGGCGGCCTGCGGCGCGGCGCCGCCGTGCGCGCGACGGGCGGGCCGATTCGCGTGCCTGTCGGCGACGCGGTGCTCGGCCGCCTGCTGAGCGTGACGGGCGCGCCCGGCGACGACGGCGCGGCGCTTGCGGCGGACGTCGAGCGGCGGCCGATCCATCGCGGCGCGCCGCTGCTCGCCGAGCAGAAGAGCGCGAACGCGCTGTTCGCGACCGGCATCAAGGTGATCGATCTGCTCGCGCCGCTCGCGCAGGGCGGCAAGGCCGCGATGTTCGGCGGCGCGGGCGTGGGCAAGACGGTGTTCGTGATGGAGTTGATCCATGCGATGGTCGAGCGCTATCGCGGGATCTCGGTGTTCGCGGGCATCGGCGAGCGCTCGCGCGAGGGGCACGAGATGCTGCTCGACATGCGCGGCTCCGGCGTGCTCGGCCGCACGGTGCTCGTCTACGGGCAGATGAACGAGCCGCCCGGCGCGCGCTGGCGCGTGCCGCTCACCGCGCTCGCGATCGCCGAGTATTTTCGCGACGAGCGCGCGCAGAACGTGCTGCTGCTGATGGACAACGTGTTTCGCTTCGTGCAGGCGGGCGCCGAGGTGTCGGGCCTGCTCGGGCGGCTGCCGTCGCGGGTCGGCTACCAGCCGACGCTCGCGAGCGAGGTCGCGGCGCTGCAGGAGCGGATCGCCTCGGTCGAGGGCGCGGCGGTGACCGCGATCGAGGCCGTCTACGTGCCCGCCGACGATTTCACCGATCCCGCCGTCACCGCGATCGCCGCGCACGTCGACAGCATGGTCGTGCTGTCGCGCGCGATGGCGGCCGAAGGAATGTATCCGGCGATCGATCCGGTCGCGTCGTCGTCGATCCTGCTCGATCCGCTCGTCGTCGGCGAAGCGCACGTGGAGGTGGCCATCGAGGTGCGCCGCGTGATCGAGCATTACCGCGAATTGCAGGACGTGATCGCGTTGCTCGGCATCGATGAGCTCGGCGCGGACGACCGGCGGCTCGTCGGCCGCGCGCGCCGGCTGCAGCGCTTTCTCACGCAGCCGTTCGCGGTGACCGAGGCGTTCACGGGGCAGGCGGGCGCGTCGGTCGAGATCGCCGACACGATCGCCGGTTGCCGCGCGATCCTGCGCGGCGACTGCGACGACTGGCGCGAGAGTTCGCTGTACATGGTCGGCACGCTCGACGACGCGCGGCGCAAGGAAGCGGCGGCGCGCGAAGCGGACGCGCGCCGCGAGGCGGCTGCCGCGGCGTCGGGCGCGGGACCGGGCACGACATCCGACCCCGCATCCGGCTCCGCCGAGCCGCAAGGCGCGCGGCATGGGCGCTGAGCTGCGCGTGACGATCGCGACGCCGGCGCGCGTGTGCGTCGACGATCTGCCGATCGTGTCGCTGCGCGCCGAGGACGCGAGCGGCGCGTTCGGCATCCGCGCGGGCCACGTCGATTTCGTCACGCTGCTGCGCGCGTCAGTCGTGCGCTGGCGCACCGCCGACGGCGCGACGCATTACGCGGCGCTTGACGGCGGCGTGCTGCGCGTGACGCGCGGCGCGCGCATCGAGATCGCGTGCCGCGACGCGGTGCTGGGCGAGTCGCTCGCCGAGCTCGAGGCGGTGGTGCGCGGCGTGCGCGCGACGCAGCTCGACGAGAAGCGCCGCGCGCGCGTCGACGAGACGCGGCTGCATGCGCAGGCGGTGCGGCGGCTGCTCACGTATCTGCGGCCCGAGCACGCGAAGGACGGCGTGCACGCGCCGCTGAAGCCGGAGACGCTCGAATGATGAAGCGCAGGCCGCCCGAGGTGAAGCGCGAGGCGCGCGACGATGCCGCGCGCGGCGACGCGCGGCACGCCGGCGCCGGCGCCGCGCCGGATGACCCACGCGGCGCCGCGCGGCGCGACCCGTCGCCCGGCTCGCGCGCCGCGCGCGGCGGCGCAACGCATCCGGCCGCGCGAGCCGCCGAGCCCGCCGCGCCGAAGCCCGCCGCCGATCGCGTCGAGCGGGCCGCGCACACGGCCGCGGCGCGCGCGGCGCGCGGCGCGCGCGATCCGGAGCCGTCGCTCGGCCGGCGGCTCGCGCAGATCGGCGTGCTCGGCTGGACGATCGTCGCGCCGACGCTCGCCGCGCTCGCGCTCGGCCGCTGGCTCGACCGGATGTTCGCGACGCGGGTGTTTTTTTCCGCGCCGCTCCTGATGCTCGGCGCGGCGCTCGGCCTCTGGCTCGCGTGGCGCTGGATGAAAGCTCAACAGCATGGAGATCGCGATGATTGAGATGTGGGAAACCGCGCGCGCGTCGTTCGACGGCATCGCCGCCGCGATCGGGCTCGCGCTCGGGTTCGCCGCCGGCGCGTGCCATTTCGTGTCGCTCGGCTGGAACAGCCGGCTGTTCGTCGCGGGCCGCGCGGGCGTGGCGCTCGCGCTGCAGTTCGCGCGCGTCGCGCTCGCGGTGGCGGTGCTCGTCGTGCTGGCGCGGGCGGGCTTCGGCATGCTCGTTGCGGGCTCCGCGGGGTTTTTCGCCGCGCGGGCGATCGCGGTCCGCCGCGCGGCCGCGTTGACGGGAGCGCGGCGATGAACGCGTCGCCGCTATCGACCGTGCCGCTGTTCTCGGTCGGCCCCGTCGGCATCTCGGCGCCCGTGCTCGCGACGTGGGCGATCATGGCCGTGCTCGTCGCGCTCGCGCTCGTCGCGCGCCGGCGGCTGAGCGTCGATGCGCCGTCGCGGCTGCAAAGCGTGCTCGAGCTGTTCGTCGCGACCGTCGACGCGCAGATCGCCGACACGATGCAGACGCCGCCCGCGCGCTATCGCGCGCTGATCGGTACGATCTTCGTGCTCGTGTTCTGCGCGAACGGCGCGTCGCTCGTGCCGGGCGTCGAGCCGCCGACCGCGCATCTCGAGACCGACGCCGCGCTCGCGCTCGTCGTGCTCGCGGCGACGCTCTATTACGGCGTGCGCGCGCGCGGCGTGCGCGGCTATCTGGCGACGTTCGCCGAGCCGACCTGGGTGATGATTCCGTTGAACGTCGTCGAGCAGCTCACGCGCACGTTCTCGCTGATCGTGCGCCTGTTCGGCAACGTGATGAGCGGCGTGTTCGTGATCGGCATCGTGCTGTCGCTCGCCGGCCTGTTCGTGCCGATTCCGCTGATGGCGCTCGATCTGCTGACGGGCACGGTGCAGGCGTACATTTTCATGGTGCTGTCGATGGTGTTCATCGGCGCGGCCGTATCCGGTGACGAAACTTCCGCGCCGCGGCGCGGGCAGGAGAACACATGAACAATCTCATCGAAGTGGTCAGCATCGCGGCGGCTGCGCTCGCCGTGTCGTTCGGCGCGATCGGCCCCGCGCTCGCGGAA is a genomic window of Burkholderia mallei ATCC 23344 containing:
- a CDS encoding F0F1 ATP synthase subunit A → MNASPLSTVPLFSVGPVGISAPVLATWAIMAVLVALALVARRRLSVDAPSRLQSVLELFVATVDAQIADTMQTPPARYRALIGTIFVLVFCANGASLVPGVEPPTAHLETDAALALVVLAATLYYGVRARGVRGYLATFAEPTWVMIPLNVVEQLTRTFSLIVRLFGNVMSGVFVIGIVLSLAGLFVPIPLMALDLLTGTVQAYIFMVLSMVFIGAAVSGDETSAPRRGQENT
- a CDS encoding AtpZ/AtpI family protein — protein: MMKRRPPEVKREARDDAARGDARHAGAGAAPDDPRGAARRDPSPGSRAARGGATHPAARAAEPAAPKPAADRVERAAHTAAARAARGARDPEPSLGRRLAQIGVLGWTIVAPTLAALALGRWLDRMFATRVFFSAPLLMLGAALGLWLAWRWMKAQQHGDRDD
- a CDS encoding PHA/PHB synthase family protein, producing MDTRHAPESGAPDAPLPAHPPASYAPESPYRIFDLAKEASVAKLTSGLSPASLQLALADWLIHLAAAPGKRAELATLALRHAALLGQYLLEAATGRTPAAPAQPSPGDRRFRAGAWQLEPYRFWHQSFLLAEQWWRAATRDVPGVSPHHEDVVAFSARQMLDTFAPANYVATNPEIAQRTALTGGANLAQGVWNYLDDVRRLITKQPPAGAEQFELGRNLATTPGRVVFRNHLIELLQYSPTTPDVYAQPVLIVPAWIMKYYILDLSAHNSLIRYLVGEGHTVFCISWRNVDASDRDLSLDDYRKLGVMDALDTIGAIVPGEKIHATGYCLGGTLLSIAAAAMANTGDDRLASITLLAAQTDFAEPGELQLFIDDSEIHFLESMMWERGYLGAHQMAGSFQLLMSNDLIWSRVIHDYLLGERTPMIDLMAWNADSTRMPYRMHSEYLRHLFLDNDLATNRYVIDGQTVSVHNIRAPFFVVGTEHDHIAPWRSVYKIHYLSGSDVTFVLTAGGHNAGIVSEPGHAKRHYRMKMTAAAAPSISPDEWLAGATDFEGSWWPAWHAWLARHSSPQRVAPPPLGKPGAHTLGDAPGTYVFQK
- a CDS encoding ATP synthase subunit I → MIEMWETARASFDGIAAAIGLALGFAAGACHFVSLGWNSRLFVAGRAGVALALQFARVALAVAVLVVLARAGFGMLVAGSAGFFAARAIAVRRAAALTGARR
- a CDS encoding F0F1 ATP synthase subunit epsilon, with amino-acid sequence MGAELRVTIATPARVCVDDLPIVSLRAEDASGAFGIRAGHVDFVTLLRASVVRWRTADGATHYAALDGGVLRVTRGARIEIACRDAVLGESLAELEAVVRGVRATQLDEKRRARVDETRLHAQAVRRLLTYLRPEHAKDGVHAPLKPETLE
- the atpD gene encoding F0F1 ATP synthase subunit beta; translated protein: MADPQATNGTGAVCAERDASDVGDVSDVGDARDEGAGRVVAVRGAVVDVAFDGGALPALNEALTIPVDGAAPILAEVHAHLSDAAVRALALGPTGGLRRGAAVRATGGPIRVPVGDAVLGRLLSVTGAPGDDGAALAADVERRPIHRGAPLLAEQKSANALFATGIKVIDLLAPLAQGGKAAMFGGAGVGKTVFVMELIHAMVERYRGISVFAGIGERSREGHEMLLDMRGSGVLGRTVLVYGQMNEPPGARWRVPLTALAIAEYFRDERAQNVLLLMDNVFRFVQAGAEVSGLLGRLPSRVGYQPTLASEVAALQERIASVEGAAVTAIEAVYVPADDFTDPAVTAIAAHVDSMVVLSRAMAAEGMYPAIDPVASSSILLDPLVVGEAHVEVAIEVRRVIEHYRELQDVIALLGIDELGADDRRLVGRARRLQRFLTQPFAVTEAFTGQAGASVEIADTIAGCRAILRGDCDDWRESSLYMVGTLDDARRKEAAAREADARREAAAAASGAGPGTTSDPASGSAEPQGARHGR